gtgtgcgtgcgtttgtgtgttatTTGTTCTTGTAAGCAGTTAATAATTATAAGAACTGTACATAAGAACATTCTGATGCGCTCTAAAGAGGATAGAAAGTGAatattattcctttccttcctcttcctcctcctcctccatctttaatTTAATTTTTCGCTTTCAATtaaattcctcttctttcttttcttcctcctcctcctctccttttcttatttttcttctatgtgGGAGAAAACTGATacaggaggagataagaaaaaagaagggaaagggaaatgagaagggaagagaaagggaaggtcgagaagggaagggaagagaaaggaagagaaggggaagaagggaagagaaaagaaaggaaagagaatcaaGCGTTTCATATATCAGATCGAGCAAGAAAACTAGCTGTATATAAATAAATTTTggatagtcgtagtagtaatatagtagtagtagtagtagtagtagtataggagtagtagtagtagtagtagtagtagtagtaatagtagtagtagtagtagtagtagtagtagtagtagtagtagtagtagtagtagtagtatcagtattagGAGTATCTGGCAACCTTTCATTCAGTGACAGACAGCCGCCAGCATGGGGGACCCCGGCGGCATGGTGCTCTTCATATTAGGGACCATTGTGAGTAAATTAAGCCCTCCATTAACACCACATAGTCCTCTTGGGGTCATTAGTATCACAGGGCAATGGTTAATGAGGTCAGTGAGGCTAAATTATGGGCGTAAGGCTGtaatatatgtgtgttttgtggaGCCATACGTGTCATGTTGTTACTGGAGTGGgtgggtcttcctcctcctcctcttctgcgtcctcttcttctgcccctcctcctcctcctcctcctcttcttcgtcctcttcttctgcccctcctcctcttctttcttttcttattgtctcctcctcctccttttcatgtaCTTCGTTCTCTTCGTTTTGTTTCcagctcatcttcctcttctttcttctgctcctcctcctcctctcccttttcttcttctattcttattgccttctcctcctcttcctccttatcctcttccctttcttcgtcgtcttctttttcaGCTCAATTtaatgatggaaaggaaaggaaagggaaggaacaaaaggaaggagaggattggatagggaaggaaaggatagggaagggatggaacaaaaggaaggataggattgggtagggaaggaaagggaagggacataGGGATGGAAAGGATTGGgtatgcaagggaagggaagaaaggaaggaaagggaaggaaggaaggaaagggaagggactaaaggaaggaaaggaaagggaagggaaggagaggattgggtagggaaggaaaggaaagggacattaggaaaggaaagggaagggacataaaagaaaggaaaaaaagaaaggaaaggatttgGATATGAAAGGGAAGGGTGCCACCTTCTCCCTCTTACCCTCACTAAATCCTCCCCAACAGGTGTCCCTAGTGGAGGCTGTCACCCCGGACCTGAGTGCCGGGGAGTGCCTGGCTCTGGGGCTGAACCGTGCCAACCTGCTGTGCTCCTCCTGTGACACCCTCAAGGAGTTCAACTTGGAGGTCCTGGAGTAAGTATGGGGATAATGTCGTAGTAAATGCATGTTCAGCGCAGGTAGGTAGAagattcatatatgctttcttactaatgagactttctatacaataaagtgaggtcattctttgttgatttataccataagcttctggctatcatgtgtttgaagataccctaaacttaatttAACCTAACCCATCAAAACcccagttactataggtcttgactcagaaaattcatatatgcttccttactaatgagactttctatacaacaaagtgaggtcattctttgttgatttataccataaggtgctggctatcatgtgtttgaagataccctaaacctaacctaatctaacaaaaccccaaagtaCTGTTATCAcacatctcctttccttcattctgccCAGGCCAAACTGTCGGCAATGTTGCAACGTAGATGACGTCAATGCAGTGCCCAGCAAGTACCCTCGTGCCCAGCTGGAGGTGTGTGGGTGACGACTGGGGGCCTTTCCGCAGGTTCAGGGTACGTAAGTGTGGagtcagtcgtgtgtgtgtgtgtatgggaagttaagggaaggggatCTGGTATTTCTTGTATTTGTTCGTTCATAtactaatttcttcttcttccgtagcATTCGTGAAGAGTGACCGACCTGCGGCTTTCCCCAATCTTACCATCAAGtaagcatattattattattattattattattattattattattattattattattattattattattattattattattagctgaAACTGACCACTTAGTAACACTTATAAGTACATACATAAGTAACCTAATACAGAAACTTATATTCACAGGAAAGAAGAGCACAAGTATACATTAGTCTGTGAGCTAAATCTGACCCCTAGTAGCACTGATAAATGTAATAGTTTCTTTAGTAGTAAATACCGACGAtaacttcttccccttccctccccaaggTACGTGCGTGGCGCCGATCCCGTCATTAAACTGATGGACGAGGATGGCGACGTGATGGAGACGCTCGCCATCGACAAGTGGAACACCGACTCTGTGGAGGAGTTCCTCAACACCTACTTACTgcccccctctacctcccctgACCAGACTCTTAATGAGGTCTAAAGTGTTGTCCGTTGTTTAAGTAATACAGGGTTGCTCGCTCCTTCTCCCTCAGTCTCTCTTTCACCTGCACCATTCCCTCCTCCTATACCTTggagttatcattattattattattattattatgattattttgatATATCTATATTTTTCCAGTATAAATTTCTTCTCTTCATGGCAAATCAGATATATctattaaaagaaaataatgtgtaAAAAAATCATATTCCTAGATACACATTCATAAAAACATTAATTCAACTCAAATTCTTGGttctaaaagtaaaaaaaatagggggggagagagagagatgtggtgcCGTGAGAGGAAGTAAAGTGATATTcgtaaaaacagagaaaaagtaaataatagaGGAAGTGAGTCAATAATGATGAGACTAGATGCGAGTGAAAACAGCTGGTGATGCCGAGAAGAGTgaattttttgtaatattttttctatTCGATGTTAATTGTGGTATAAACATCTGCTCCTTCCTCCAAATTTTgccttccagtgtgtgtgtgtgtgtgtgtgtgtgtgtgtgtgtgtgtgtgtgtgagaggattCCAATCACTGCAAACTTCAAAAAATGGTTGTGCTAATAATAATTGCTGTTAGATATCCATTTTTGAGCATATTTCCTTTTTCAACAAGGCATAAAATGTGGAAATCACTTACATATCTAAActtataaataatgaataaaaggcAGCaaggagaatattaataaaaaagtaaataaaataataagagtaaatgtaattatgtatgtatgtgatgtATATGTgtacttgtgtgtatgtgtgtgtgtgcggcaaaGAATCATTCATGTGTACTTGTTTCCTGGGgactggaggggaggaagggggatgggcgGGGTCACCTTGGCATGGGGTCAGGTCAAATGAAGCCATGACCTCAAACCTCTTTTTCAGGCAGGTCACAGTGGAACCTCACCCCCCCCAAGTCAGGGTTACCCCcccactttttccctctccctccctttcagccCCCACAGCACACTAccattgatattctttttatatgAGTTAAACTGTAATAAACGTTTGGTATATTTGAGTTGTTTCGTAATTAATACCTTCTGATGATATGTCTTCTCTTAGtcgttaagtgatgtgggttgtcattattgctattattattattagtattagtatagaACTCTCCTTGGGAAATCAGATCTATAATAAAGTAGTATAATAAATTTTCATtcaatatatatacattcataaatatataaattcagTCTGTCTCCTCTAAAAATATGGGTATCTTATTGTACATGATCAGGTATATATTATAAGTTATTGTATTAAAAAATCAGATTCATACAACACACGTTCATTCATAAATACAATGAGAACCCAACTAACCTCATTCATGGGCTCACTCGGAATTTCATCTCGCTCCATTCACCACACTGTAGCCCTTCTCACCCCATGCCAAGGGATACGCCAGCTTGGAAGACACACCAAATACACCACAGAGGTACTCGAACACCCTACAGGCCACCACGTACACCCCGGCCTCTGTTGCCAGTAGTCTGTTGTGCCAGAGACTATGTTCGGAGGTTAGTGTGTGTAGCGTCTCCCCACGGATGTTTAactttaatctttcctcctcGAGCCAGTCTGGGATCTTCATTTGGGTACAGTTCCTTGTGGTTTGTTTTTGCGTATAATTTTCTCGGAGTGTCGTAACGTTTTCCTCTCCGTTCTTTTTGTGTAATGTGCAGTGGTTCAGATTTTGGGGTATTTTTTTACTACCATCCAGAATATGTTTCAGttcacctctcccttcattttctgtGGTCTTGGGTGGATGGTCATACTCTCTGCATTGCCCAGTCAGCCCATGAACACCTGCCAACAAAGACTCACCCACCCGTTCACTTTCTGAGGTCTTATGTAGATGATTACATTCTTTGCATTGTTTGGCCAGCAAAACCTCATCTGCCTCTTTCTTTTCTGTGGTGTTGTGTAGATGGTAACACTCTTTGTGTCGTACAGTCACCCTACGCACGGCTACCATCACTGCCTCACCCACCATCACACTCAGCTGCTTAGGTTCGTGATACAAGTTAGCCGAGTGGGACTGGAAGAGCCTTGTATTATTACCTGTGAGAGAGACAGCTGTACAGGAGGAAGCTAACATACTCTGGCCAGAACCTAGATACCAGAGGATCCTAAGAAGACCCCAATCCTCGGCTGATATACACTCTTCAGCCAGCCATTGAAGGAGCTCGTACAAGGCTAGGTTAGGGTGTGATGGTGAAGGCTGAAGCTCATGTGGCACTTTCGACGGACTATGTGAGGGTTTTAGTAGTGCCACCACAATATCAGCTGCAGAGTCCCTGATGCCAGAGTCCTCATCCTGAAGGAGAGCCACAGTAGCCATGATCAGCTGTTCCTTGAGTGCCAGATCAACACACTGGCACTGGCATAGAAGTGGGTTTATGGCAATGCTGAGTGCCACTGATGCTGCCAGTCTGTGGTCCTCTGAGGTTGTGGGTTGTGAGTGCCGTGTGATGGCTGCTGTGAATGCCTTGAGAGTGCCATGTGTGACGTGTGGCTTCCTCAGCAAGTGTGCTGTGAGGACCAGTGCCGCACATGAGGCTCGGCTCCCTTGCTTGCCCTCCATGCATGCCAGAACCAGTCTCAGCCTATGATTGGGTAGACTCAGACTggtactttcctctctctccatcacggCACTCAGGAGGCTCAGTAGTGCCGCCACAGCCTTAGGAGACAGTGTGTAATCCTCAAGCCGGCACCAGAGGAGCGACTCATACTTCAACAACCTCACGGAGCACTGGCACTCCTTGATCTTGGCTAGAATGGCACTCGAACACCCATCCAGAATGTCACTATCAGCTGGAGGGTTTGCCAAAAAGATATTCTCAATGGTGCATTCGGGCCTTAGTGCCAGctgtaggagtgtgtgtgtgaggtggcaCTCTGCAGCACCAGGGAGGGATGGCATTGGAGCTTCCATATGCAGGGTATCCACTTCTTTAATCCCCAGTGCCATCATAATCTTCAGTGCCAGAGCTGTGTTGACATGGCACTTATTTTTTGGACCCAGGAGCCAAGAGAGGGCCTCAGTGCCATGGTCTCTAAGCCTGGCATCTGTGGCAAGCTTGGGGTATGTCTGAAGGAAGCTAAAGAGTAACATGAGAAGCCCATTTAGTAGGTTCGTTGGTGTGTGATGATCAGACACTTTAAGGAGAATGCCGAGGGATTGGTCGAGTGCCATGTCGCTAGGGGTGAGGGAGACCAGTGCCGAGGCCGCTAGTCTGCGTACGCCATGGACGGGGGAGGCGAGGAAGCAGGCTGTGGCGCACCAGAGTCTGTGGAGCGTCTTGGCAAGCTGTGGATTCTGTTGTAGCCCAGTGCCGGGTGATAGTCTGGCAACAAGGCTCAGAACTGGCACTAGAATGGAGGCCCTTGTGATGTGTGAAACTgctgcctgtgtgtgtatgtgtgtttcagagtgtgtgcatgtatgcgtatctgcctgtttgtgtgtgcgttttccTTGCAATTcagagtgtatatgtgtgtgcgtttttgtgtgtgtatgttgtgatGTGTGCGTTTTATTCTCTCGTGTCAAtgaatcatcatcctcatcctcgcgGCACCCAGAGTCACCCTCCAGCGCCTCAAGGAAGTAGAGTGCCAGGGAAGGGTGCCGCGAGAGGAATTCCGGGGCAGTGAGGCTGTTGAGAGTGGAGGCATCGTCCCTCACCTTCTTCTGCCCCACCAGGCACGACACTAATGACCCAAAGAGCTGTAGCGCTGCGTTCCTGGGGGGCAGAGAGATGCGGATTATTGAGATGTCTTAAGCCTCTATTCTTATACATTTCagggcatacacacacatacacacattctgtAAGGCTCTGATAGAGGTTGCGGGTGTTAgctagtgtttccatgggtagttttatgagcctagtgatggtttgacaaggtttATGCCATACCATGAATTTGAACACTCTTGAGAacttcctttgtggcctttggaaatagttgtgagtaCCAAAAGCCTCTGAGAATATGGGCTTTAGTGCACAAAAGTGAGGTGtgtactaccactattactactactactaccgctgccATCACCACTTACCGAATGGCCCAAGACGGACTGGAGAAGGCGTGAAGGCAGCAGTTGGTAAGTGGAGTGAGGTGAGGCCGAAGGAATGGGCCGAGAGGGGAGTGGAGTGCCAATGACTGAAGAATGTGGAGTGCCAGAGCCGGTGGAGCGTCAGTAGTGCCAGCCTCGTCCAGGGCAACCTGTGGAGAGTGGAAGGGGGTGGAGTGGAGAGAGGAGCGAGTGAAGTGGTCATTCAACTATTCTTTGCTTCTGtgcttgtaattttttttatttatttgtagttctttattctatttttctcttactttctctctttagtATTCAGTCTTCTTTGCTTGCTGCCTAtttattctacttcttttctcaattctttttctctctctctctctctcctcttctctctttttctagtATTCatgccaacctaacctaacctgctcaAGGGCTattgtgacagagatgagcactaaggcaaTGGGTAGCTATAGCGTATACCCCTAACTTACCTACCTAACAACACTGAGTCTgcaaagataacacacacacacacacacacacacctcccctgcacactctgctcccccgtccccccaacagccaacaaatatgcatgttatgcacctatacatgTGCCCTGTGCATCAttgatccagatccagatccagacacaccaaaaaaagaaataaagaaagaaagaaatagataaacaaaatgaaaataaatacataatcaTAACCAACTAAGACAATAGAAATAATAATCAGTTAAAACTCAACTCCACTTCAACTCTTCCCCAGTAAGTCGCACCTCTGTGGAAgcgatggtgatgagtgtggccagCGTGGTGGTgagcagggaggtggtggtgcgtGGTGCGGCCCCACACGCAGCCTGCACCATCATGGCCACGCCTGCCGCACGTCGGGTCACGGAGGTGTGGCTTGGTGATCCCAGCGATGACACAACCTCACCAACCTGCCGAGAAAGAGTTATAGAGAGAGAATACTGTCATCCATAATAAACAGATCATTTCCcccctaaaacaacaacaacaacaacaacaacttaccTGTCTATGCAAAATATTCACCAAGCGAGGGTCAACAGTGCCACATGACCCTCTCCATGCGGCACTCTTTAGCAGCAGCTTGGCCCACAGGGAGGCATAGGTGGCCCTCGCTGCCTCCATGGCCCCCTTGTGCCGAGTACCGAGCAGGACCCTGACCACCACAGCCCGAATGAGGTCGTCGATAGCCTTGGGGTCGTGGCTGAAGAGGTGGACGGCTTGGCAAGTGACCTCACAGCAACTCTAGGGTAGGGGGGGGAAGAAAGTGGGTGTTAttctcttgttttttattttgtttatctgtttgtctatctttctatctttgtttatctgtgttttctatcttgctatcttgtttgtctgttttttcttcatttttctctccttttttttgtgtgtgtgtatctctctctctctctctctcattcgagtgtgtatatttttctctctcctttctatcttcctattttctccttttaccttcgtttactcttttttcctttcctgtttccttcattcactctgtcttcctttcttccttatttcctttctataaattatttctctctccctctcactaacCTTCAGTATTTGCCAGCAGCAGGAGAGAACAAGAACATGATCACTGGACAGCaatcccccctccttctcctcctcctcctcctcttcctcttcctcctccagtaaagatgaaacagatgaaagcgagggatctttctccacctcttcctcctcttccttccccttctccaccaCTCTTCCGACAGCCTCTCCCATCTCGGCAAAGGATGGAGGCACAGCTGTGAGACAAACAGAGCGATATGACGGTAAGAAGACATCATATGTAAACTTATATCAGGATAATATGTAACTCTATCCTATTAAGTtgtttggttcatggtacagaagaagtgtcagaccaccaccagggccattaagctaccccaggaaatgcccaaaactcctaggaaaaccctgttaaatatgtgtgtttgggcacTGAAATGTACAAGAATATGACCTTTAAAACACTTCCCTTAGCAGACTATTCTATTTACTAatcagggtcactaaactacccaaggaaatgcccaaaacgccctgtcaaatatgcgtgtttaagaatatgacccttgaaCACTTCCCCTGACTAATCACTCTCTCCCATTCCATAATACTTCATACCTGCCCCAAGGAGTGACGTCGAGGCCAGAGTGTCCAGAACAAACTCCACCAGCTGCTGTAGAAGAGAGGCCAGGCGGTAAGGCAGATCAGAGGGATGGGTGGACGcgcttccattctccttccctgtcccttcctcggcctgGCTGATGCAGCGCCCAAGAGcctgaggaaggaagaacggagggaGATGTGTGTCAAAGTGTCGTTTTTTTGTTATGGTAGGTTAGTTAAAAGCTTTCATGGGGTGTTTTTATGTTCAGTGAGGGTGAAaaggctccctcctcctcctccttctcctcctctatattcttttccttctcttctacttcctcttcctcctcctctacttcctcttcctcatcctggtgtgtgttaaaagacgagaaagagttttgtgtattttctctttctaccACTACACATAAAATCACCCTTGAAAACTACCTATTCCTTGTGTGTAAGCCTCTTCAAACAGGTGTTCTTAGGTATTGAAATGGTTGAGTACAtaacagtaaataataaatgaGGGTTAACACAAATTATCAGATGAAGCacttgagcactgaggccacataCAGCTACAGCATGTGCCCCAAACTTAACCTTATCCCTACTAGCCTAAAGTCACACTATACCTGCAGAGTGCCATGGATGGGTGTGTGTCGGGCGGCACTGAGAAGGTTGTTCTGGGCGGCACCAAACTGGCGCTCCACTCTGGCTAGGAGGCACTCAACAAGGGAGGGTGAATGagtgccacaaccaccaccactaccctggGAAAATAATATAATGTGGGGGATATGaatgtgttgttattattattattatcattatcattattattattattatcattacataaCACCATACAGCTCTTACCTTCATTTCCACCCCAAACACAGCCTCCAGCACATCCCCTTGGCACTCTCTCGGCAGGAGGAGTGCCACCGTGAGGGCCAGGGTACCACCACTCTCCGCATCGCTGGCCTTGGGGGAGTCGCAAAGCCTCAGCGCACATCTCATCCACTCCTTCCCCTCAGAGGCACTCAAATGCATCCCCTGAGAGGCAAACAGGCAGATGATCTCACACGCTTCTGTTCGAATGTCGCTCATCTCATCTTGGGCTAACTGGAGAAGGGTCGTGAGTGTCCAAGGGTATTTGAGGTCCAGGAAAGGCTGGTTTAATGGCCCTTTGTCTCCATGGGTATCTAGAAAGGGCTGGGAAGGGTGGATTTGAGACCCTTTGCTTCCATGGATATTTAGAAAAGTCTGGAAAGGCTTATTTTGAGGCCCTTTATTTCGATGGGTGTCCAGAAAAGGCTGATTTTGTGACCCTTTATTTCCATGGGTGTCTGTAGAAGGCTGGTTAAATGACTCTTTGTTTACATGGGTATCTAGAAAGGGCTGGGAAGGCTGGATTTGTGGCCCTTTGTTCCCATATGTGTGCAGAAGAAGCTGGTTTGATGGGTCTTTCTCCTCATGGGTGTCAACAAAAGCCTGGTTCAATGCCCCCATAGCAGATTGGTTTGATGGCTCTCTGTCTCCTTGGGTACTGACAACACTCTTCATAAGGGGTTGTGATGCTGTTTCTCCTTTCTCACAGTCTTCATTGCAATCTAACGGGGTTTCAATGCTGTTTTCAAGGCCTTTATATGCATTACAAGATGGTGTGACATGCGATTGACCAGACATATTCTTATCAACCCCAAAACTCTTGTCCTTATGAGATAGTGTGACATGCAACTGACAAGCCACATCCTTTTCCTGAGGTGATGTGACATGCAACTGACCAAACACATCCTTCTCACACCTTACACCCTCGTCCTCCAGAGCTGATTCACCACACGACTGACAAGTGCTATTCCTCCAAACGCCTTTCTTCTTCTCAGTGAGAGTGTTTAGGTATGTTACGAGTGGCTCAGGGCTCGTGTTGCTCCTCTTCCCAAGACTAGGGTGAGCCACTAAGGGTAAGAGAGCCACTAATATCTCCTTATAGAGCTGTAAGGCAAGGATGCGGCGTTGGTAGTTAGAGTCTGGCGCCATTCCGCGGTGTACCTCCCTTGCAAGCCCCAGGATGATGTTGGCGCTGGTTGATAgcacgccctcttcctcctcctcctcctcttcttccttttcctctatcttccccttctcctcctcttctacttccattttcttcccttctacttccttttttcgAGAACTTTCATCACAATtaatccctttcttctcttcccttggcACTGCACCTGATCCGAGAGTGCCAACTGACCCCAAATATCCTTTCCCCATACCCTTAGTCCCTTTGCCAACCTGACCCTTAGACTTAGAGGCACCCCTTGACCTCTTAGTAACATTGGCACCCCCAGATTTACACACAGAGGCAGTGGCACCCCTCAGCCTAACCATGAGTGCCGCAACGCATTTTAGGAGGCCTTGACGGAATGGTGCCGAGTCGATGTTCAGGTTATGGGTGAGGAAGGTCTTGAGGCACTGTGCTTCGAAGGGCGTAACTGGCTGGGATGTCTTCTGGGTCTGGCATAGGAGGTGAAGGGCCTCGAGCCGCACGTTTTCGTCCCTGTGTCGAAGTGCCATTGTGATGTAGTGGTGGATTTGTGGGTtgtggtcttcctcttcttcttcattttcttcttcttcttccttttcttttcctttgttctcttctttctcatcttcttttggttcattcttgtttatatttccttcttcctcctcttttatgtcttttttgtctatattttcttctttttcatctttattttccatttcctggcttctttttctatttttctccccttcttgtctttcatcttccactattcttccttctttctcttcctttcttgcttcttcctcttcttctttcctctccttccctggcCTCTCTTCCTTGGCACTCTCACCTTCATCCCTGGCACTCAACAACCCCTCATCCATTACCTTCAAACTggcactcttctctctctccatatctctgGCACTCAACATCCCACTATGCCAATTAGTGCCACTGacgtcccttttcttcccctccagaTGCAGTGACCCTACAGAGCGTGCCACCCTGAGAAGTGCCATGCGGGCCAGCCAGGAGGGGGTATCAGTGCCGCAGGGTGCCAGCAGAGCCCAGTGGACCTCAGGGAAGCGCCTTAAAGTTGGGGGCAGCCAGAGAGTCAAGATGTGCTGTTGAGTTAgtctgaggaagagagagagtgaggagttGAAGTACAGGAGAGTGTTATGGGAATGCGTTGTGGCAGAAGGTACGGTAACTAGAGTGGCACTGACCTATCATGGGAGCACAGTGCCTTGCAGATGGGTGCCAGAAAGTGAGTCCTCCAGGATGCCTCCCGTAACTGTGCCAGAAACACCTTGTAGACAGCAGTGCCGGGGGGGGCCAAGTGGTTCACCCCCAGACTGTAGGTGAGGTCAGATGGCAGGGATGGGTGATGCTGCAGGGCCTGGGGGTGGATGAGTGGGTATAAGCTAATGGATGCAAACTACTGGATATAAACTAGTGGAATTGATTTGATGGATGTAAACTGATGGATGAAATTTGACAGATGAAAACTGATGGATGTAAACTGGCGGATGTAAACTGGTGGATGGAAATTGGCAGATGAAAATTGATGGATGAAAACTGACGGATGAAATTTGATGGATGAAATTTGACGGATGAAAACTGATGGATGTAAAATGATGGATGAAAATTGATGGATGAAAACTGATGGATGTAAAATGATGGATGAAAATTGATGGATGAAAACTGATGGATGTAATGTGACGGATGAAAACTGGCGGATGAAAAATGATGGATGTAAACAAGTTGAATTAAATTGAAATTAACTTGATAAACTAAGATTTGGAGACGAGACCCTTCAAGTATATATACTCacttcctgtatatcacaactaggtaaactcatacacttacacacacacacacacacacacacacacacacacaacccacctctTCACAGCCAAGATGGGTCACAGCA
This genomic window from Eriocheir sinensis breed Jianghai 21 chromosome 34, ASM2467909v1, whole genome shotgun sequence contains:
- the LOC127006950 gene encoding uncharacterized protein LOC127006950 isoform X2, encoding MVGKCMEELLSLHEDGEKGKRKKLAKEMLDALLSSSSSSSSSSFSPSFSSSIWSSKSSYPPLALAVTHLGCEEALQHHPSLPSDLTYSLGVNHLAPPGTAVYKVFLAQLREASWRTHFLAPICKALCSHDRLTQQHILTLWLPPTLRRFPEVHWALLAPCGTDTPSWLARMALLRVARSVGSLHLEGKKRDVSGTNWHSGMLSARDMEREKSASLKVMDEGLLSARDEGESAKEERPGKERKEEEEEARKEEKEGRIVEDERQEGEKNRKRSQEMENKDEKEENIDKKDIKEEEEGNINKNEPKEDEKEENKGKEKEEEEENEEEEEDHNPQIHHYITMALRHRDENVRLEALHLLCQTQKTSQPVTPFEAQCLKTFLTHNLNIDSAPFRQGLLKCVAALMVRLRGATASVCKSGGANVTKRSRGASKSKGQVGKGTKGMGKGYLGSVGTLGSGAVPREEKKGINCDESSRKKEVEGKKMEVEEEEKGKIEEKEEEEEEEEEGVLSTSANIILGLAREVHRGMAPDSNYQRRILALQLYKEILVALLPLVAHPSLGKRSNTSPEPLVTYLNTLTEKKKGVWRNSTCQSCGESALEDEGVRCEKDVFGQLHVTSPQEKDVACQLHVTLSHKDKSFGVDKNMSGQSHVTPSCNAYKGLENSIETPLDCNEDCEKGETASQPLMKSVVSTQGDREPSNQSAMGALNQAFVDTHEEKDPSNQLLLHTYGNKGPQIQPSQPFLDTHVNKESFNQPSTDTHGNKGSQNQPFLDTHRNKGPQNKPFQTFLNIHGSKGSQIHPSQPFLDTHGDKGPLNQPFLDLKYPWTLTTLLQLAQDEMSDIRTEACEIICLFASQGMHLSASEGKEWMRCALRLCDSPKASDAESGGTLALTVALLLPRECQGDVLEAVFGVEMKGSGGGCGTHSPSLVECLLARVERQFGAAQNNLLSAARHTPIHGTLQALGRCISQAEEGTGKENGSASTHPSDLPYRLASLLQQLVEFVLDTLASTSLLGAAVPPSFAEMGEAVGRVVEKGKEEEEEVEKDPSLSSVSSLLEEEEEEEEEEEKEGGLLSSDHVLVLSCCWQILKSCCEVTCQAVHLFSHDPKAIDDLIRAVVVRVLLGTRHKGAMEAARATYASLWAKLLLKSAAWRGSCGTVDPRLVNILHRQVGEVVSSLGSPSHTSVTRRAAGVAMMVQAACGAAPRTTTSLLTTTLATLITIASTEVALDEAGTTDAPPALALHILQSLALHSPLGPFLRPHLTPLTNCCLHAFSSPSWAIRNAALQLFGSLVSCLVGQKKVRDDASTLNSLTAPEFLSRHPSLALYFLEALEGDSGCREDEDDDSLTRENKTHTSQHTHTKTHTHIHSELQGKRTHKQADTHTCTHSETHIHTQAAVSHITRASILVPVLSLVARLSPGTGLQQNPQLAKTLHRLWCATACFLASPVHGVRRLAASALVSLTPSDMALDQSLGILLKVSDHHTPTNLLNGLLMLLFSFLQTYPKLATDARLRDHGTEALSWLLGPKNKCHVNTALALKIMMALGIKEVDTLHMEAPMPSLPGAAECHLTHTLLQLALRPECTIENIFLANPPADSDILDGCSSAILAKIKECQCSVRLLKYESLLWCRLEDYTLSPKAVAALLSLLSAVMEREESTSLSLPNHRLRLVLACMEGKQGSRASCAALVLTAHLLRKPHVTHGTLKAFTAAITRHSQPTTSEDHRLAASVALSIAINPLLCQCQCVDLALKEQLIMATVALLQDEDSGIRDSAADIVVALLKPSHSPSKVPHELQPSPSHPNLALYELLQWLAEECISAEDWGLLRILWYLGSGQSMLASSCTAVSLTGNNTRLFQSHSANLYHEPKQLSVMVGEAVMVAVRRVTVRHKECYHLHNTTEKKEADEVLLAKQCKECNHLHKTSESERVGESLLAGVHGLTGQCREYDHPPKTTENEGRGELKHILDGSKKIPQNLNHCTLHKKNGEENVTTLRENYTQKQTTRNCTQMKIPDWLEEERLKLNIRGETLHTLTSEHSLWHNRLLATEAGVYVVACRVFEYLCGVFGVSSKLAYPLAWGEKGYSVVNGAR